One part of the Denticeps clupeoides chromosome 8, fDenClu1.1, whole genome shotgun sequence genome encodes these proteins:
- the LOC114795775 gene encoding suppressor of cytokine signaling 3-like, whose amino-acid sequence MVTHRRTDSSPAMSSSPVECSRRLPHHRYKTFSSRAQYQLVLAAARKLQESGFYWSALGGKEAGALLGPEPPGTFLVRDSSDHHHFFTLSVKTATGTKNLRIQCDACCFYLQTDACGGHSAPRFDCVLKLIHHYMPGGGAGAAAGGGSAYFIYSGGEKVPLELLRPLSSAMSSLQHLCRKTVNGHIDVSSKREQLPQSLKEFLQEYDAPI is encoded by the coding sequence ATGGTAACCCACCGCAGGACTGACTCCTCCCCCGCGATGAGCAGCAGCCCCGTGGAGTGCAGCCGCCGGCTGCCCCATCACCGCTACAAGACCTTCAGCTCGCGCGCCCAGTACCAGCTGGTGCTGGCGGCGGCGAGGAAGCTGCAGGAGAGCGGCTTCTACTGGAGCGCGCTGGGGGGCAAGGAGGCCGGCGCCCTGCTCGGCCCCGAGCCCCCCGGCACCTTCCTGGTGCGCGACAGCTCCGACCACCACCACTTCTTCACGCTGAGCGTCAAGACGGCCACGGGCACCAAGAACCTGCGGATCCAGTGCGACGCCTGCTGCTTCTACCTGCAGACGGACGCGTGCGGCGGCCACAGCGCGCCGCGCTTCGACTGCGTGCTCAAACTCATCCACCACTACATGCCCGGCGGGGGCGCGGGAGCCGCGGCGGGAGGCGGGAGCGCCTACTTCATCTACTCGGGCGGGGAGAAGGTCCCCCTGGAGCTGCTCCGGCCGCTCTCCTCCGCCATGTCCTCCCTGCAGCACCTCTGCCGGAAGACGGTGAACGGCCACATCGACGTGTCCAGCAAGCGCGAGCAGCTGCCGCAGAGCCTGAAGGAGTTCCTGCAGGAGTACGACGCCCCCATCTAA